Proteins from one Cryptomeria japonica chromosome 4, Sugi_1.0, whole genome shotgun sequence genomic window:
- the LOC131066616 gene encoding stress-response A/B barrel domain-containing protein UP3 produces MASEQKVIEHIVLFKVNEGASQEEIDAWLSALNALDSLECVEFLRASPAVATNSSNKFTHALYGRYRSREALAQYSVHPRHVAVVKGNRVVEDLLALDWEAPEDRSWFESCCALRIELLKPQPALEQAERTEVSEVLSRYKNLFPRVLSASFGENISPGRAKGFGWGFLCAFGAFEDLQEFNNNEEHVRLHEGKVIPKVQETLIMECRLEIP; encoded by the coding sequence ATGGCGAGCGAACAGAAAGTGATCGAGCACATCGTGTTATTCAAGGTAAATGAAGGCGCCTCACAGGAGGAAATAGACGCGTGGCTGTCTGCCCTAAATGCGCTCGATTCGCTGGAGTGCGTAGAATTCCTGCGTGCAAGTCCTGCCGTGGCCACAAATTCGTCCAACAAATTCACGCACGCACTGTACGGGCGCTACAGAAGTCGCGAGGCCTTAGCTCAATACTCCGTCCATCCCCGCCACGTGGCCGTTGTTAAGGGCAACCGTGTCGTTGAAGATTTACTCGCTCTGGACTGGGAGGCACCTGAAGATCGGTCCTGGTTCGAATCCTGCTGCGCTCTTCGCATCGAGCTTCTCAAACCCCAGCCCGCTTTGGAGCAAGCTGAGCGCACAGAGGTTTCCGAGGTACTGAGCCGCTACAAGAATTTATTCCCTAGGGTTTTGTCGGCTAGTTTTGGGGAAAATATTTCTCCCGGTCGAGCTAAGGGTTTCGGCTGGGGTTTTCTGTGTGCGTTCGGGGCTTTCGAGGATCTGCAGGAGTTCAATAACAATGAGGAGCATGTGAGACTTCATGAGGGCAAGGTTATTCCCAAGGTACAAGAAACCCTAATTATGGAATGCCGTCTTGAGATTCCCTGA